One stretch of Streptomyces sp. A2-16 DNA includes these proteins:
- a CDS encoding VOC family protein, which translates to MDFTIRASFLPHDDPEASLAFYRDVLGFQVRGDVGRGRMRWITVGPAGQAGTSLVLCPAGDEPGLLLAAPDLDAVFERLQARAEVIQEPIEQRYGIRDCAFLDPAGHLIRVQELR; encoded by the coding sequence ATGGACTTCACGATCCGGGCGAGCTTCCTCCCGCACGACGACCCCGAGGCCTCGCTGGCCTTCTACCGGGACGTCCTGGGCTTCCAGGTCCGCGGTGACGTCGGCCGTGGCCGGATGCGGTGGATCACGGTCGGTCCCGCGGGGCAGGCCGGCACGTCCCTCGTCCTGTGCCCGGCGGGCGACGAGCCCGGGCTCCTGCTCGCCGCTCCCGACCTCGACGCCGTCTTCGAGCGGCTCCAGGCCCGGGCCGAAGTGATCCAGGAGCCGATCGAGCAGCGGTACGGCATCCGGGACTGTGCCTTCCTGGACCCCGCGGGACATCTGATCCGGGTCCAGGAGCTGCGCTGA
- a CDS encoding TetR family transcriptional regulator, with amino-acid sequence MARMPSAERRRQLTEAAIRAMARDGVARTTTRSIAAEAGVSLSVFHYCFDSKQALIEAVITTLTDHSVSVVQEALRPRDTLEETVAAGFRAYWDHVRANPEAHMLTYELTQYALREPGFEHLARRQYELYGEAYAELIEQLRKGMDLELRVPVSVLARYLAAMTDGLTLNYLVLGDAGAWADILDTVTEHIAGLVR; translated from the coding sequence ATGGCACGCATGCCGTCGGCCGAACGGCGCAGACAGCTGACGGAGGCGGCGATCAGGGCGATGGCCCGGGACGGCGTCGCGAGGACGACGACCCGGTCCATCGCCGCCGAGGCCGGGGTGTCCCTCAGCGTCTTCCACTACTGCTTCGACTCAAAGCAGGCCCTGATCGAGGCCGTGATCACGACGCTCACCGACCACTCGGTGAGCGTCGTCCAGGAGGCACTGCGGCCCAGGGACACCCTGGAGGAGACCGTGGCCGCCGGGTTCCGGGCGTACTGGGACCACGTCCGCGCCAACCCCGAGGCGCACATGCTCACCTACGAACTCACCCAGTACGCCCTGCGCGAGCCCGGGTTCGAGCACCTGGCCCGACGCCAGTACGAACTCTACGGCGAGGCCTACGCCGAGCTGATCGAGCAGCTCCGCAAGGGGATGGATCTGGAGCTGAGGGTGCCCGTCTCCGTGCTGGCCCGCTATCTCGCGGCCATGACCGACGGGCTCACCCTCAACTACCTGGTCCTCGGTGACGCGGGCGCCTGGGCGGACATCCTCGACACGGTCACGGAGCACATCGCGGGCCTGGTGCGCTGA
- a CDS encoding discoidin domain-containing protein: MAGRSCRRRKNFTVVSVLFLVLAAILGPTPGSAATDWWTPTARPTPDAQVNVTGAPFTGTDSAGEVRGFVDAHNHLFSNEAFGGRLICGKVFSESGVADALKDCPEHYPDGTLALFDYITHGGDGKHDPAGWPTFKDWPAYDSMTHQANYYAWVERAWRGGQRVLVNDLVTNGMICSIYPFKDRSCDEMTSIRLQAELTYDLQAFIDKMYGGTGKGWFRIVTDSAQARQVVQQGKLAVVLGVETSEPFGCKQILDIGQCSKADIDKGLDELYGLGVRSMFLCHKFDNALCGVRFDEGGLGTAINVGQFLSTGTFWQTEACKGPQHDNPIGTAASEAEEDLPAGVDVPSYDKAAQCNVRGLTDLGEYAVRGMMKRKMMLEIDHMSVKATGQVLDIFEAADYPGVLSSHSWMDLNWTERVYSLGGFVAQYMHGSEGFAAEAKRTDALRDKYHVGYGFGTDFNGIGDHPAPRGADAANKVTYPFKSVDGGSVIDKQTSGQRTFDFNTDGAAHVGMIPDWIEDIRLVGGQGVVDDLFRGAESYFDTWGASEQHQASVDLAKGRTATASSSESNPFTSYQPGRAVDGDDSSRWASDWSDDQWWQVDLGSTNLVSKVTLDWERAYGKSYRIELSTDGTNWQSVWSTTSGDGGLDTAKFSGTPARYVRVHGLDRGTDWGYSLYEVGVHSG; the protein is encoded by the coding sequence ATGGCTGGACGCTCCTGCCGCAGACGCAAGAACTTCACTGTCGTCTCCGTGCTCTTCCTGGTGCTGGCCGCGATCCTCGGCCCCACGCCGGGCTCGGCGGCCACCGACTGGTGGACACCGACCGCAAGGCCCACCCCCGACGCCCAGGTCAACGTCACCGGAGCGCCCTTCACCGGCACCGACTCCGCGGGCGAGGTGCGGGGGTTCGTCGACGCGCACAACCACCTCTTCTCCAACGAGGCCTTCGGCGGGCGGCTGATCTGCGGCAAGGTGTTCTCCGAGTCCGGAGTCGCCGACGCGCTCAAGGACTGCCCCGAGCACTACCCCGACGGCACCCTCGCGCTCTTCGACTACATCACCCACGGCGGCGACGGCAAGCACGACCCCGCCGGCTGGCCGACCTTCAAGGACTGGCCCGCGTACGACTCGATGACCCACCAGGCCAACTACTACGCCTGGGTGGAGCGTGCCTGGCGCGGTGGCCAGCGGGTGCTCGTCAACGACCTCGTCACCAACGGCATGATCTGCTCCATCTACCCCTTCAAGGACCGCAGTTGTGACGAGATGACCTCGATCCGTCTGCAGGCCGAGCTCACTTACGACCTCCAGGCCTTCATCGACAAGATGTACGGCGGCACCGGCAAGGGCTGGTTCCGGATCGTCACCGACAGCGCGCAGGCCCGGCAGGTCGTCCAGCAGGGCAAGTTGGCGGTCGTCCTCGGCGTCGAGACCTCCGAGCCGTTCGGCTGCAAGCAGATCCTCGACATCGGCCAGTGCAGCAAGGCGGACATCGACAAGGGCCTCGACGAGCTGTACGGCCTGGGCGTGCGCTCCATGTTCCTGTGCCACAAGTTCGACAACGCCCTGTGCGGTGTCCGCTTCGACGAGGGCGGCCTCGGCACCGCCATCAACGTCGGGCAGTTCCTGTCCACCGGAACCTTCTGGCAGACCGAGGCCTGCAAGGGCCCGCAGCACGACAACCCCATCGGTACGGCCGCCTCCGAGGCCGAGGAGGACCTGCCGGCCGGCGTCGACGTGCCGTCGTACGACAAGGCCGCGCAGTGCAACGTCCGCGGGCTCACCGATCTCGGCGAGTACGCGGTGCGCGGCATGATGAAACGCAAGATGATGCTCGAGATCGACCACATGAGCGTCAAGGCCACCGGGCAGGTCCTCGACATCTTCGAGGCCGCCGACTACCCGGGCGTGCTGTCCTCGCACAGCTGGATGGACCTGAACTGGACCGAACGGGTCTACTCCCTCGGCGGGTTCGTCGCCCAGTACATGCACGGCTCCGAAGGGTTCGCCGCGGAGGCGAAGCGCACCGACGCGCTGCGCGACAAGTACCACGTGGGCTACGGCTTCGGCACCGACTTCAACGGCATCGGCGACCACCCCGCACCGCGCGGAGCGGACGCCGCGAACAAGGTGACGTACCCCTTCAAGAGCGTCGACGGCGGCTCCGTCATCGACAAGCAGACGTCCGGGCAGCGCACCTTCGACTTCAACACCGACGGGGCCGCGCACGTCGGCATGATCCCGGACTGGATCGAGGACATCCGGCTGGTCGGCGGGCAGGGCGTGGTCGACGACCTCTTCCGGGGCGCCGAGTCCTACTTCGACACGTGGGGCGCCTCCGAGCAGCACCAGGCGTCGGTCGATCTGGCCAAGGGGCGTACGGCGACCGCCAGTTCGTCGGAGTCCAACCCGTTCACCAGCTACCAGCCGGGGCGGGCCGTGGACGGCGACGACTCCAGCCGCTGGGCGAGCGACTGGAGCGACGACCAGTGGTGGCAGGTCGACCTGGGCTCCACCAACCTGGTCTCCAAGGTCACGCTCGACTGGGAGCGGGCGTACGGGAAGTCGTACCGGATCGAGCTCTCGACGGACGGGACGAACTGGCAGAGCGTCTGGTCCACCACCTCCGGTGACGGGGGCCTGGACACCGCCAAGTTCAGCGGCACACCGGCCCGTTACGTTCGTGTCCACGGACTCGACCGCGGCACCGACTGGGGATACTCGCTCTACGAGGTGGGCGTCCACAGCGGCTGA
- a CDS encoding cellulase family glycosylhydrolase has product MRRTRKSPLTTFLAGLAALVGLVVLGALCPGTAQAAQEPGTRAATGLHISDGRLVEGNGNDFVMRGVNHAHTWYPSRLGSSLADIKAQGANTVRVVLSDGHRWTANGASDVADVIAQCKADKLICVLEVHDTTGYGEDSAAGTLDQAADYWIGLKNVLAGQENYIIINIGNEPWGNTNPDGWTAPTIAAIQKLRGAGFQHTIMVDAPNWGQDWQQVMRTNARSVYAADTTGNLVFSIHMYSVFDTAAEITDYLNAFVGAKLPIVIGEFGGPADQWGDPDEDTMMATAEQLDIGYLAWSWSGNTDPILDLVLNFDPAQMTSWGRRIFNGANGIAQTAKEATVFGGGSTDTQAPTAPGTPAASAVTATSAHLTWTASADNVGVAGYDVVRVSGGTETKVAAATGNSVTVTGLTASTAYSFAVYARDAAGNRSARSATVSVTTTATPAGSCSVGYRVVGDWPGGFQGEIAIRNTGTSAVTGWKLGFSFADGQTVSTMWGGTAAQSGGSVTVAPVSYTNTIPAGGSVTVGFIGSKGTTNTAPGAFTLNGASCVNG; this is encoded by the coding sequence GTGAGAAGAACAAGAAAGAGCCCCTTAACCACCTTCCTGGCCGGGCTGGCCGCCCTCGTCGGGCTGGTGGTGCTCGGCGCCCTCTGCCCCGGCACCGCCCAGGCCGCCCAGGAGCCCGGCACCCGGGCGGCCACCGGTCTGCACATCAGCGACGGCCGCCTGGTCGAGGGCAACGGCAACGACTTCGTCATGCGGGGCGTCAACCACGCCCACACCTGGTACCCGAGCCGGCTGGGATCGTCGCTGGCCGACATCAAGGCGCAGGGCGCCAACACCGTCCGGGTGGTCCTCTCCGACGGCCACCGCTGGACTGCCAACGGCGCCTCGGACGTGGCCGACGTCATCGCGCAGTGCAAGGCCGACAAGCTCATCTGCGTCCTGGAGGTGCACGACACCACCGGTTACGGCGAGGACAGCGCCGCCGGCACCCTCGACCAGGCCGCCGACTACTGGATCGGCCTGAAGAACGTGCTCGCCGGCCAGGAGAACTACATCATCATCAACATCGGCAACGAGCCCTGGGGCAACACGAACCCGGACGGCTGGACCGCCCCCACGATCGCCGCGATCCAGAAGCTCCGGGGCGCCGGCTTCCAGCACACGATCATGGTCGACGCGCCCAACTGGGGCCAGGACTGGCAGCAGGTCATGCGCACCAACGCCCGGTCCGTGTACGCCGCCGACACCACCGGCAACCTCGTCTTCTCGATCCACATGTACAGCGTCTTCGACACCGCCGCCGAGATCACCGACTATCTGAACGCCTTCGTCGGCGCGAAACTGCCCATAGTGATCGGGGAGTTCGGCGGACCCGCGGACCAGTGGGGCGACCCCGACGAGGACACCATGATGGCGACCGCCGAACAGCTCGACATCGGCTATCTGGCCTGGTCCTGGAGCGGCAACACCGACCCGATCCTCGACCTCGTGCTCAACTTCGACCCGGCACAGATGACCTCGTGGGGCCGGCGCATCTTCAACGGCGCCAACGGCATCGCCCAGACCGCCAAGGAGGCCACGGTCTTCGGTGGCGGCTCCACCGACACCCAGGCCCCGACCGCTCCCGGCACGCCTGCCGCCTCCGCGGTGACGGCGACCTCCGCCCACCTGACCTGGACGGCGTCCGCTGACAACGTTGGCGTCGCCGGGTACGACGTCGTGCGCGTCAGCGGCGGCACCGAGACCAAGGTCGCGGCCGCCACCGGCAATTCGGTGACCGTGACCGGACTGACCGCGAGCACGGCGTACTCCTTCGCCGTGTACGCCCGGGACGCCGCCGGCAACCGGTCGGCCCGCTCGGCGACGGTGAGCGTCACCACCACCGCCACGCCCGCCGGAAGCTGCTCGGTCGGCTACCGCGTGGTCGGCGACTGGCCCGGTGGATTCCAGGGCGAGATCGCCATCCGCAACACCGGCACGTCCGCCGTCACCGGCTGGAAGCTCGGCTTCTCCTTCGCCGACGGGCAGACCGTCTCCACCATGTGGGGCGGAACGGCCGCCCAGAGCGGCGGGTCCGTGACGGTCGCCCCCGTCTCGTACACCAACACGATCCCCGCCGGAGGCTCGGTCACCGTCGGCTTCATCGGCAGCAAGGGCACGACGAACACCGCGCCCGGCGCTTTCACTCTCAACGGAGCGTCCTGCGTGAACGGTTGA
- a CDS encoding bifunctional class I SAM-dependent methyltransferase/NUDIX hydrolase: protein MTTRPLDPDSVNAEAWHTYGEHHLRRGTVLPELERFDWGLRGTGPGAELLGELGGRRVLDLGCGTARHAAHLVRAHGASVDAVDSSPAQVERARARYASLPGLRLIEADAVEHLDTAEPYDVVYSVNGVPYIDPRRLLPALAAALRPGGTLCFTVLHTNSRGDGPSTVVRSRPEMLRLAGGGEVTVRMWVLSPELWTDLLAEQGLRVEGIDVLDAPEEDNHASYRIFRVTRPVRVSSRPRGSRAPLPHAAIGVGAILHGPQGLLLGRHRRGTWELPGGTVEPGESLEETVVRELREETGVEARPGDVRLLGTLLDHVDGVVRISVASRLTAWRGEPRDQPGERVGDWRWFALDRLPENLFVCSAQGLTAWRPDLPIDHTPAHFTPYAG, encoded by the coding sequence TTGACCACGCGACCCCTCGACCCCGACTCCGTCAACGCCGAGGCCTGGCACACCTACGGCGAGCACCACCTGCGGCGGGGAACCGTGCTGCCGGAACTGGAGCGGTTCGACTGGGGCCTGCGCGGCACCGGCCCGGGCGCCGAACTCCTCGGTGAACTCGGCGGGCGGCGAGTCCTGGACCTCGGCTGCGGCACGGCCCGGCACGCGGCACACCTCGTCCGGGCCCACGGCGCCTCGGTGGACGCCGTCGACTCCTCCCCCGCACAGGTCGAACGGGCCCGCGCCCGCTATGCCTCCCTGCCCGGCCTGCGCCTCATCGAGGCCGACGCCGTCGAGCACCTCGACACGGCGGAACCGTACGACGTCGTCTACTCGGTCAACGGGGTGCCGTACATCGATCCCCGTCGGCTGCTGCCCGCCCTGGCGGCCGCGCTCCGTCCCGGCGGCACTCTGTGCTTCACGGTCCTGCACACCAACTCGCGCGGAGACGGCCCCTCGACGGTCGTCCGCTCCCGGCCCGAGATGCTGCGGCTCGCGGGCGGCGGGGAGGTGACCGTGCGGATGTGGGTGCTGAGCCCGGAGCTCTGGACGGACCTGCTCGCCGAGCAGGGGCTGCGCGTCGAGGGGATCGACGTCCTCGACGCACCGGAGGAGGACAACCACGCCTCGTACCGGATCTTCCGGGTGACCCGGCCGGTCCGGGTCTCCTCCCGCCCGCGCGGCAGCCGCGCTCCCCTCCCGCACGCGGCGATCGGCGTCGGCGCCATCCTCCACGGCCCCCAGGGCCTGCTGCTCGGCCGGCACCGGCGTGGCACCTGGGAGCTGCCCGGCGGCACGGTGGAGCCCGGCGAGTCCCTGGAGGAGACCGTCGTGCGCGAACTGCGTGAGGAGACCGGCGTCGAGGCCCGCCCGGGCGACGTCCGGCTGCTGGGCACGCTCCTCGACCACGTCGACGGCGTGGTCCGGATCAGCGTGGCCTCCCGGCTCACCGCCTGGCGCGGCGAGCCCCGCGACCAGCCCGGCGAACGTGTCGGCGACTGGCGCTGGTTCGCCCTCGACCGGCTCCCGGAGAACCTGTTCGTCTGCAGCGCCCAGGGCCTCACCGCCTGGCGCCCGGACCTGCCGATCGACCACACTCCGGCCCACTTCACGCCGTACGCCGGCTAA
- a CDS encoding DUF779 domain-containing protein gives MDEDSARAVYDEVPRVELTPAAAELLRRLREAHGPLMFHQSGGCCDGSAPMCYPAGEFRTGGSDVLLAELDVAGVGEPVTFWMSRSQYRVWAHTRLIVDVVEGRGSGFSLEAPEGVRFLIRSRVVGAE, from the coding sequence ATGGACGAGGATTCCGCACGTGCCGTGTACGACGAGGTGCCGCGCGTCGAGCTCACGCCCGCGGCCGCCGAGCTGCTGCGCCGGTTGCGCGAGGCGCACGGGCCGCTGATGTTCCATCAGTCCGGCGGCTGCTGCGACGGCAGTGCGCCGATGTGCTACCCGGCGGGTGAGTTCCGCACCGGCGGCTCGGACGTGCTGCTCGCCGAGCTGGACGTGGCGGGGGTCGGGGAGCCGGTGACGTTCTGGATGTCGAGGAGCCAGTACCGGGTGTGGGCCCACACCCGGCTGATCGTCGACGTGGTCGAGGGCAGGGGCAGCGGATTCTCCCTGGAGGCACCCGAGGGGGTGCGTTTCCTCATCCGTTCGCGTGTGGTCGGCGCCGAGTAG
- a CDS encoding phosphodiester glycosidase family protein, which yields MTHRQGRFGAGRSVLTFLAALGTLAGAALVGAAPAGAVPGWTQLATGVRYEQFDIYATAGVAHAHVLRVDLGDPRVRVELLYPGAVAARATVSRLATAQGALAGVNGDFFNITETQHPGVEATGASVGPAIAQGRALKAAVPDGQRFGPALPPGTSTEDVFGVGTDHRARLDDLALDGSVRTSEALLPLGGLNQYALPVGSVGAFTSDWGGASRVRATCGTDTDRAAPCSTDTYEVTVRDGQVVATADTPGRGPIADGTTVLVGREAGAQQLRKLSVGAAVTVRHRLVAASAGIPYRFALGGYPVLDDGRPLPGLDDTVSAVRTAVGIADGGRRLYLLALDGAPDYRGGLTIAEVADTMRTLGSVDAFSLDGGGSTTMAARMPGTGSVAALNHPSGGTERPVPNGIGVFSTG from the coding sequence GTGACGCACCGTCAAGGACGTTTCGGCGCAGGCAGATCGGTACTGACGTTTCTCGCGGCACTCGGCACGCTGGCCGGTGCGGCCCTGGTGGGGGCGGCACCGGCCGGTGCCGTGCCGGGGTGGACACAGCTCGCGACGGGCGTGCGGTACGAGCAGTTCGACATCTACGCGACCGCGGGAGTGGCGCACGCCCATGTGCTCCGTGTGGACCTCGGCGATCCGCGGGTCCGGGTGGAGCTGCTGTACCCGGGGGCGGTGGCCGCGCGGGCCACGGTGTCCCGGCTGGCCACCGCGCAGGGTGCCCTCGCGGGGGTGAACGGCGACTTCTTCAACATCACGGAGACCCAGCACCCCGGCGTCGAGGCGACCGGCGCGAGCGTGGGCCCGGCGATCGCGCAGGGCCGCGCCCTCAAGGCCGCGGTGCCGGACGGCCAGCGCTTCGGGCCCGCGCTGCCGCCGGGCACGAGCACCGAGGACGTGTTCGGCGTCGGCACCGACCACCGGGCCCGCCTGGACGACCTGGCGCTCGACGGGTCGGTGCGGACGTCCGAGGCGCTCCTGCCGCTCGGCGGGCTGAACCAGTACGCGCTGCCCGTCGGTTCGGTCGGGGCGTTCACCTCGGACTGGGGCGGCGCGTCCCGGGTGCGGGCGACCTGCGGGACGGACACGGACCGGGCGGCCCCGTGCAGCACGGACACCTACGAGGTGACGGTCCGCGACGGGCAGGTCGTCGCCACGGCCGACACCCCGGGCCGCGGACCGATCGCCGACGGCACCACCGTGCTCGTGGGCCGGGAGGCGGGCGCGCAGCAGCTGCGGAAGCTCTCGGTGGGTGCGGCGGTGACCGTGCGGCACCGGCTGGTCGCGGCCTCGGCGGGGATCCCGTACCGCTTCGCGCTCGGCGGCTACCCGGTGCTCGACGACGGCCGCCCGCTGCCCGGCCTGGACGACACGGTGTCGGCCGTGCGCACGGCGGTGGGGATCGCGGACGGCGGACGGCGGCTCTATCTCCTCGCGCTGGACGGCGCGCCCGACTACCGCGGAGGTCTGACGATCGCCGAAGTCGCCGACACCATGCGGACGTTGGGCTCGGTCGACGCCTTCAGCCTGGACGGCGGCGGTTCCACCACCATGGCCGCCCGGATGCCGGGCACCGGCTCCGTCGCCGCTCTCAACCACCCTTCGGGCGGTACCGAGCGGCCCGTCCCGAACGGCATCGGGGTCTTCTCCACGGGCTGA
- a CDS encoding phosphatidylinositol-specific phospholipase C/glycerophosphodiester phosphodiesterase family protein, whose translation MARITRRRALTTFGVAAAAVLAPPAGSAWADGHKHRPRPLWRAHAHNDYEHPRPLLDALDHRFGSVEADVFLVGDQLLVGHTVDDLDPTRTLESLYLDPLARIVKANHGSVYRGHRRPLQLLIDIKTEGSSTYLELDRHLRRHRHLFTTYLHGKVVPGPVTAVISGDRAARVPMEAQTVRRAFYDGRLADLGSPAPASFVPLISDNWTLTFTWLGEGVFPEAERQKLRSIVRQAHARGQQVRFWATPDLPGPARDALWTELLAADVDYFNTDDLAGLESFLDAHR comes from the coding sequence ATGGCCCGCATCACCCGTCGCAGAGCCCTCACCACCTTCGGCGTCGCGGCCGCCGCGGTGCTCGCCCCGCCCGCCGGCAGCGCGTGGGCCGACGGGCACAAGCACCGCCCGCGTCCGCTGTGGCGCGCCCACGCCCACAACGACTACGAGCATCCGCGCCCCCTCCTCGACGCCCTCGACCACCGCTTCGGCAGCGTCGAGGCCGACGTCTTCCTCGTCGGCGACCAGCTCCTCGTCGGCCACACCGTGGACGACCTCGACCCGACGCGCACCCTGGAGTCCCTCTACCTCGACCCGCTGGCCAGGATCGTCAAGGCCAACCACGGGTCCGTGTACCGGGGTCACCGCCGACCGCTCCAGCTGCTCATCGACATCAAGACCGAGGGCTCCTCGACCTACCTGGAACTCGACCGTCATCTGCGGCGCCACCGGCACCTGTTCACCACCTACCTCCACGGCAAGGTCGTCCCCGGACCGGTCACCGCAGTGATCTCCGGCGACCGCGCCGCACGCGTCCCGATGGAGGCCCAGACCGTACGCCGGGCCTTCTACGACGGCCGGCTCGCCGACCTCGGCAGTCCGGCGCCCGCCTCCTTCGTCCCGCTGATCAGCGACAACTGGACGCTCACCTTCACCTGGCTCGGCGAGGGCGTCTTCCCCGAGGCCGAGCGGCAGAAGCTGCGGAGCATCGTCCGGCAGGCCCACGCGCGCGGGCAGCAGGTGCGCTTCTGGGCCACCCCGGACCTGCCGGGCCCGGCCCGGGACGCACTGTGGACCGAGCTTCTCGCAGCCGACGTGGACTACTTCAACACCGACGACCTGGCGGGCCTGGAGTCCTTCCTGGACGCCCACCGGTAG
- a CDS encoding acyl-CoA dehydrogenase family protein, whose product MSAQPDLLYSEEEEALRAAVRDLLADHCDAPGVIARTESDTPHDLAAWKALADGMGLAGLLVPEDRGGQGASHREVAVVLEELGRAVAPVPYLTSAVVATEALLACDADELLAELASGRRIGALAVALNVAPGGAYKVVRHEDGALHGELTAIADARAADVLLVPADDGGLYAVDATDATVTPQVSFDLTRPLATVTLDGARGRLLGDAEAAVHRALRAGAGLLASEQFGLAEWTLTETVRYLKERKQFNRPVGGFQALKHRLAQLWLEVVNLRAAARNAADALATGADADVAVAVAQAYAASVAVHAAEEALQLHAGIGMTWEHPVHLYLKRAKSDSIAYGTAGAHRARLAELVDLQAP is encoded by the coding sequence ATGAGCGCACAGCCCGACCTGCTGTACTCGGAGGAGGAAGAGGCGCTCCGGGCCGCCGTACGGGACCTGCTCGCCGACCACTGCGACGCGCCGGGCGTGATCGCCCGCACCGAGTCGGACACCCCGCACGACCTCGCGGCCTGGAAGGCCCTCGCGGACGGCATGGGCCTCGCGGGCCTCCTGGTCCCCGAGGACCGGGGCGGCCAGGGTGCCTCGCATCGCGAAGTCGCCGTCGTCCTGGAGGAGTTGGGCCGCGCGGTCGCTCCCGTGCCCTACCTCACCAGTGCGGTCGTCGCCACCGAGGCGCTCCTCGCCTGCGACGCCGACGAGCTCCTCGCCGAGCTCGCGTCCGGACGCAGGATCGGCGCCCTCGCGGTCGCCCTGAACGTCGCTCCGGGCGGCGCCTACAAGGTCGTACGCCACGAGGACGGGGCCCTGCACGGGGAGTTGACGGCGATCGCGGACGCCCGGGCGGCCGATGTGCTGCTCGTGCCCGCGGACGACGGCGGCCTGTACGCGGTGGACGCGACGGATGCGACCGTCACCCCGCAGGTCTCCTTCGATCTGACCCGGCCGCTCGCGACCGTCACCCTCGACGGGGCGCGGGGCCGCCTCCTCGGTGACGCCGAGGCCGCCGTGCACCGGGCGCTGCGGGCCGGGGCCGGGCTGCTCGCCTCCGAGCAGTTCGGCCTGGCCGAATGGACGTTGACGGAAACCGTGCGCTACCTCAAGGAGCGCAAGCAGTTCAACCGGCCCGTCGGCGGCTTCCAGGCCCTCAAGCACCGGCTGGCGCAGCTGTGGCTGGAGGTCGTCAACCTCCGTGCCGCCGCCCGCAATGCCGCCGACGCGCTCGCGACCGGCGCGGACGCCGACGTGGCGGTCGCCGTGGCGCAGGCGTACGCGGCGTCCGTCGCCGTGCACGCCGCCGAGGAGGCGCTCCAGCTGCACGCCGGCATCGGCATGACGTGGGAGCACCCTGTGCACCTGTACCTGAAGCGCGCCAAGTCTGACTCGATCGCGTACGGCACGGCGGGCGCGCATCGCGCCCGGTTGGCCGAACTGGTCGACCTCCAGGCCCCTTGA
- a CDS encoding acyl-CoA dehydrogenase family protein, translating to MTDAAELQRRTAELLAAHPPATTDRLDFLKARFDAGLAWVHYPEGLGGLGAPRSLQVVVDAELEAAGAPDNDPRRNGIGLGMAAPTILKYGTEEQKQRYLRPLWVGEEIWCQLFSEPGAGSDLAALGTRAVREDGGPSRLSEAESGGDWVVNGQKVWTSGAHNSRWAILIARTDPDVPKHAGITYFICDMTDPGVDVRPLRQITGEAEFNEVFLTDVRIPDSRRLGETGDGWRVAQTTLNNERVAIGGMRLPREGGMIGPVSKTWRDRPELRTQDLHQRLLKLWVDSEVARLTAERLRQQLVAGQPGPEGAGMKLAFARLNQEISGLEVELLGEEGLLYDDWTMRRPELVDFTGREAGYRYLRSKGNSIEGGTSEVLLNIVAERVLGLPAEPRTDKDVAWKDLAR from the coding sequence ATGACCGACGCAGCCGAACTCCAGCGCCGTACGGCCGAGTTGCTGGCCGCGCACCCGCCCGCGACCACGGACCGGCTGGACTTCCTGAAGGCCCGCTTCGACGCGGGACTCGCCTGGGTGCACTACCCCGAGGGCCTCGGCGGTCTCGGCGCGCCCCGCTCCCTCCAGGTCGTCGTGGACGCCGAGCTGGAAGCGGCGGGCGCTCCCGACAACGACCCGCGGCGCAACGGCATCGGCCTCGGCATGGCCGCGCCGACGATCCTCAAGTACGGCACCGAGGAGCAGAAGCAGCGCTATCTGCGGCCCCTGTGGGTGGGGGAGGAGATCTGGTGCCAGCTGTTCAGCGAGCCCGGCGCCGGCTCCGACCTCGCCGCGCTCGGCACCCGGGCCGTCCGCGAGGATGGGGGCCCCTCCCGCTTGAGCGAAGCCGAGAGTGGGGGAGACTGGGTGGTCAACGGGCAGAAGGTGTGGACGTCCGGCGCCCACAACTCCCGCTGGGCCATCCTCATCGCCCGCACCGACCCGGACGTGCCCAAGCACGCGGGCATCACCTACTTCATCTGCGACATGACCGACCCCGGCGTCGACGTCCGCCCGCTGCGCCAGATCACCGGCGAGGCCGAGTTCAACGAGGTCTTCCTCACCGACGTCCGCATCCCCGACTCCCGCCGGCTCGGCGAGACCGGCGACGGCTGGCGGGTCGCGCAGACCACCCTGAACAACGAACGCGTCGCCATCGGTGGCATGCGGCTGCCCCGCGAGGGCGGCATGATCGGCCCGGTCTCGAAGACCTGGCGCGACCGCCCCGAACTGCGCACCCAGGACCTGCACCAGCGCCTGCTGAAGCTCTGGGTCGACTCCGAGGTCGCCCGCCTGACCGCCGAGCGCCTGCGGCAGCAGCTCGTCGCCGGACAGCCCGGACCCGAGGGCGCCGGCATGAAGCTCGCCTTCGCCCGCCTCAACCAGGAGATCAGCGGTCTGGAAGTCGAACTTCTCGGAGAGGAGGGCCTGTTGTACGACGACTGGACCATGCGCCGCCCGGAGCTCGTCGACTTCACCGGCCGGGAGGCCGGCTACCGCTATCTGCGCTCCAAGGGCAACAGCATCGAGGGCGGGACCAGCGAGGTCCTGCTGAACATCGTCGCCGAGCGCGTCCTGGGCCTGCCGGCCGAACCGCGCACCGACAAGGACGTCGCATGGAAGGACCTGGCCCGATGA